In one window of Arachis ipaensis cultivar K30076 chromosome B06, Araip1.1, whole genome shotgun sequence DNA:
- the LOC110264059 gene encoding nuclear export mediator factor NEMF homolog: protein MAELIEYNLEDVDVAILAVRVALAKGMNWDDLSRMVKDEKKAGNPVASLIDKLHLERNCMTLLLANNPDEMDDDKKTLPVDKVEVDLALSAHANARRWYELKKK from the exons ATGGCAGAATTGATAGAATACAACTTAGAAGATGTGGATGTTGCTATATTAGCTGTTCGTGTAGCTCTTGCAAAGGGTATGAACTGGGATGACCTTTCACGTATGGTGAAAGATGAAAAGAAAGCTGGAAACCCTGTTGCTAGTCTCATTGACAAGCTCCATCTTGAGAGGAACTGTATGACTTTACTGTTGGCAAACAATCCTGATGAAATGGATGATGATAAGAAGACACTCCCTGTAGATAAG GTTGAAGTTGATTTAGCTCTCTCAGCTCATGCCAATGCTCGGAGGTGGTATGAACTTAAGAAAAAGTAA
- the LOC107648290 gene encoding uncharacterized protein LOC107648290 isoform X1, whose amino-acid sequence MVPGSNQDCYVVFKGRHPGIYPTCEVAEPEVTEFSHNLHRRYPTYEAGWYEAGWKAWFEFSGGQVNGGSLSGGELQLVSVAEDVPISGYAPLPTETGFHVRDDSYYRRVFEPTWGPFTKYENFWKQVGVKTQHSVATQSPVEGTTSQDADVIPLLQEAVASLEGRVSQFEAEKLDLFIQLSRIIEQLSILFNLKECQK is encoded by the exons ATGGTGCCCGGGAGTAATCAGGATTGTTATGTTGTATTCAAAGGGAGGCATCCTGGAATATATCCGACTTGCGAGGTAGCAGAGCCTGAGGTAACCGAGTTTTCCCACAATCTTCACCGCAGATATCCGACCTATGAAGCGGGGTGGTATGAAGCGGGGTGGAAGGCATGGTTTGAGTTCAGTGGTGGCCAGGTCAACGGTGGATCTTTAAGTGGTGGTGAACTTCAGCTTGTGTCCGTGGCCGAAGATGTTCCAATCAGTGGGTATGCTCCTCTACCGACAGAAACTGGCTTCCATGTTCGAGATGACAGCTATTACCGCCGAGTTTTTGAACCGACTTGGGGTCCCTTTACAAAGTATGAAAATTTCTGGAAGCAGGTGGGAGTGAAAACCCAACACTCAGTAGCCACACAATCTCCTGTTGAAGGCACGACCTCACAAG ATGCTGATGTCATACCCTTGTTGCAGGAGGCCGTTGCATCCTTGGAAGGCCGCGTGTCACAGTTTGAGGCTGAAAAGTTGGATCTTTTCATACAACTATCGAGGATAATCGAACAACTCTCCATACTGTTTAACCTGAAGGAATGCCAAAAGTAA
- the LOC107648290 gene encoding uncharacterized protein LOC107648290 isoform X2: MVPGSNQDCYVVFKGRHPGIYPTCEVAEPEVTEFSHNLHRRYPTYEAGWYEAGWKAWFEFSGGQVNGGSLSGGELQLVSVAEDVPISGYAPLPTETGFHVRDDSYYRRVFEPTWGPFTKYENFWKQVGVKTQHSVATQSPVEGTTSQGGRCILGRPRVTV, translated from the exons ATGGTGCCCGGGAGTAATCAGGATTGTTATGTTGTATTCAAAGGGAGGCATCCTGGAATATATCCGACTTGCGAGGTAGCAGAGCCTGAGGTAACCGAGTTTTCCCACAATCTTCACCGCAGATATCCGACCTATGAAGCGGGGTGGTATGAAGCGGGGTGGAAGGCATGGTTTGAGTTCAGTGGTGGCCAGGTCAACGGTGGATCTTTAAGTGGTGGTGAACTTCAGCTTGTGTCCGTGGCCGAAGATGTTCCAATCAGTGGGTATGCTCCTCTACCGACAGAAACTGGCTTCCATGTTCGAGATGACAGCTATTACCGCCGAGTTTTTGAACCGACTTGGGGTCCCTTTACAAAGTATGAAAATTTCTGGAAGCAGGTGGGAGTGAAAACCCAACACTCAGTAGCCACACAATCTCCTGTTGAAGGCACGACCTCACAAG GAGGCCGTTGCATCCTTGGAAGGCCGCGTGTCACAGTTTGA
- the LOC107648289 gene encoding uncharacterized protein LOC107648289 — protein MRYCLEEAHSIAYIFGDSMNPKETLFKRGDMKLDREDFNCLLPGQELSAYIMQLMALKTAWTQSQLQQHTEFVLNPNITDGDIDAFFSRDYLPTPNALKYVYVQMKDRLKVDQENHFYLMVVDIQGWKIWLLDSYPTDDTIIGRKCVAKAVARTLDNLMKVKFIEVNLLGRRPPLAEWNPEFVLGVLNMGN, from the exons ATGCGGTATTGTTTGGAAGAGGCCCATTCAATAGCTTACATATTCGGAGACTCCATGAACCCTAAGGAGACGCTATTTAAAAGAGGTGACATGAAGCTCGACAGGGAAGACTTCAACTGCCTGCTGCCGGGCCAAGAACTATCAGCATACATTATGCAACTCATGGCGTTGAAGACAGCTTGGACACAGTCACAATTGCAGCAACACACA GAGTTCGTATTGAATCCCAACATAACTGATGGGGACATCGACGCATTCTTCAGCAGAGACTATCTTCCAACACCTAACGCGCTAAAATAT GTATATGTTCAAATGAAAGACAGGCTGAAGGTGGATCAGGAAAATCACTTTTATTTGATGGTTGTGGATATACAAGGCTGGAAGATCTGGCTCCTAGATAGCTACCCCACCGATGATACAATTATTGGTCGGAAATGTGTTGCCAAAGCTGTG GCCAGAACTTTGGACAACCTTATGAAGGTCAAGTTCATTGAGGTTAATCTCTTGGGACGTAGACCTCCCCTTGCGGAGTGGAATCCTGAATTTGTTCTTGGAGTTCTTAATATGGGCAACTG A